One segment of Polaribacter huanghezhanensis DNA contains the following:
- the atpH gene encoding ATP synthase F1 subunit delta, with product MKGARAALRYARAILNLAKESNLEGEVNNDMLLIYETIDHSDDLQTMLKSPIIKSSNKRNVLEALFTGKINALSLGLFHLLDDNKRMVMLGQIAQQYTIIYNFLKLKDTAIVTTAVPLTTDLEAQILKKVIELTGNKTSIENRVDPKIIGGFILRVGDMQYDASLSNNFSELRKEFDNSHYIPKI from the coding sequence ATGAAAGGAGCAAGAGCAGCATTACGTTACGCAAGAGCTATTTTAAACTTAGCAAAGGAGTCAAACCTAGAAGGTGAAGTAAATAATGACATGTTACTTATTTACGAAACCATTGATCATAGCGATGATTTACAAACAATGTTAAAAAGTCCTATTATCAAATCATCAAATAAAAGGAACGTTTTAGAAGCTCTTTTTACTGGAAAAATAAATGCTCTTTCTTTAGGGTTATTTCATTTACTAGATGATAATAAACGGATGGTAATGTTAGGGCAAATAGCACAACAATATACCATTATTTATAACTTCTTAAAATTGAAAGATACAGCTATTGTTACAACTGCTGTTCCTTTAACAACCGATTTAGAAGCACAAATTTTAAAGAAAGTAATTGAACTTACTGGGAATAAAACAAGTATAGAAAACAGAGTAGATCCAAAAATTATTGGAGGATTTATTTTACGTGTTGGAGATATGCAATATGACGCAAGTCTCTCAAACAATTTTAGTGA
- a CDS encoding F0F1 ATP synthase subunit B, with translation MDKLLSEFSLGLFFWQTILFVALVLLLKKFAWKPILNAVNDREEGIKKALESAENAKKEMQNLTADNEVLVKEARAERDAMLKEAREIREKMISEAKENAKEQAAKMIDSAVVAIEQEKQAALAHLKKEVGDLSMVIAEVILKKELASQEDQIKLVEGMLKDVTLT, from the coding sequence ATGGATAAGTTATTAAGTGAATTTTCTTTAGGGTTATTCTTCTGGCAAACAATACTGTTTGTTGCATTGGTTCTTTTGTTAAAAAAGTTTGCATGGAAACCTATTTTAAATGCTGTTAATGATAGAGAAGAAGGAATTAAAAAAGCCTTAGAGTCTGCAGAAAACGCAAAAAAAGAAATGCAAAACTTAACTGCAGATAATGAAGTTCTTGTTAAAGAAGCAAGAGCAGAAAGAGATGCAATGTTAAAAGAAGCTCGTGAAATTAGAGAAAAAATGATTTCAGAAGCGAAAGAAAATGCAAAAGAACAAGCAGCTAAGATGATTGATAGTGCGGTAGTTGCTATAGAACAAGAAAAACAAGCAGCTTTAGCACATTTGAAAAAAGAAGTAGGAGATTTATCAATGGTTATTGCAGAAGTTATACTTAAAAAAGAATTAGCTTCTCAAGAGGATCAAATTAAATTGGTAGAAGGAATGCTTAAAGACGTTACCTTAACCTAA
- the atpE gene encoding ATP synthase F0 subunit C: MVIPNIVGAGLVVIGAGIGIGQIGGKAMEAIARQPEATGKIQTAMLIAAALIEGIGFAALFAVS, from the coding sequence ATGGTAATTCCAAACATCGTAGGTGCAGGATTAGTAGTTATTGGAGCTGGTATTGGTATCGGTCAAATTGGTGGAAAAGCAATGGAAGCTATTGCTCGTCAACCAGAAGCGACAGGTAAAATTCAGACTGCAATGCTTATTGCTGCAGCTTTAATTGAAGGTATTGGATTTGCTGCGTTATTCGCAGTAAGCTAA
- the atpB gene encoding F0F1 ATP synthase subunit A codes for MRRKFSIKKIAFLLFLVSFVSVAQHNESTDVINAPKQEKDLKTTIKEYINHHILDSYDFGLYSYTNDHNEKVHIGAPLPIILWDNGLKVFLSSKFHHGETLAEVDGNYYKIEHNKIYKTDAEGTITYDAEHHPTNTKPLDFSITKNVVMIFVVFLIMFFMFKRMAKSYQKNNGMPTGMGRLLEPIVLYIRDDIAKPNIGEKNYKRYMSYLLTIFFFVWIVNLFGLTPIGVNITNNIAVTFCLAIFTYIITTFTAKKDYWKHIFWMPGVPIPMKIILAPIELLGTIIKPFSLMIRLYANITAGHIVLMSIIGMMFIFNNWLGSSLSFMLAFVLGILELLVAALQAYIFTMLSALYFGSAVEEHDEH; via the coding sequence CTTTTTTTAGTTTCGTTTGTTTCTGTGGCTCAACACAATGAAAGCACAGACGTAATAAATGCACCTAAACAAGAAAAGGATTTAAAAACTACGATTAAAGAATATATTAATCACCACATTTTAGACTCATATGATTTTGGATTGTATTCTTACACCAATGATCATAATGAAAAAGTCCATATTGGAGCTCCTTTACCTATTATTTTATGGGACAATGGATTAAAAGTCTTTTTATCTTCTAAATTTCATCACGGAGAAACTTTAGCTGAAGTTGATGGAAATTACTACAAAATTGAGCACAATAAAATTTATAAAACGGATGCTGAAGGAACCATCACTTATGATGCAGAACATCATCCAACAAATACAAAACCCTTAGATTTTTCGATCACTAAAAATGTGGTCATGATTTTTGTGGTGTTTTTAATCATGTTTTTCATGTTTAAAAGAATGGCAAAATCATATCAAAAAAATAACGGAATGCCAACAGGAATGGGAAGATTATTAGAGCCTATTGTTTTGTATATTCGTGATGATATTGCGAAACCAAATATTGGAGAAAAGAATTATAAGAGATACATGAGCTATCTTTTAACCATCTTTTTCTTTGTGTGGATTGTAAATTTATTTGGACTAACTCCAATTGGAGTTAATATCACAAATAACATAGCTGTAACTTTTTGTTTGGCGATATTTACATACATTATTACAACTTTTACAGCCAAAAAAGATTATTGGAAGCACATTTTCTGGATGCCAGGAGTGCCAATTCCAATGAAAATAATATTAGCTCCTATTGAGTTATTAGGAACAATCATTAAACCTTTTTCATTAATGATACGTTTGTATGCAAATATAACTGCAGGACATATTGTATTAATGAGTATCATTGGAATGATGTTTATTTTTAATAATTGGCTAGGAAGTTCACTTTCGTTTATGTTAGCATTTGTATTAGGGATTTTAGAGTTGTTAGTAGCAGCTTTACAAGCCTATATTTTTACAATGTTATCGGCCTTGTATTTTGGCTCAGCGGTAGAAGAACATGATGAGCATTAG